A segment of the Gammaproteobacteria bacterium genome:
AATGTCACGGACAATAAAGTCAGTGATCATCCGGGTGAAGTCTTTCTTGGCGTCGTGGACGCTGATCAGACGCCGATCACGAGCGGCTCTGGCTATGCGTCGACCACCACGCAAATTCGCGATGCCGTATTTGGGAAAAATGAAGCCTCGACGGACACCTTCTCGGATGATAAGGATTATACTCACCCTGAACAGCCTCAGTCAGGCGTTATTCTTCCGAAGTTGGGCGTGAAGATGACCGTTATGCAGGAAGCTGCCGACAGCAGTAGTGCAACGGTCCAGATTAGCCAGCAGCCGCTTGCGTTGACCGCTGACTTTACTTGGCGTGCCAATTTCCGAACCATTACGTTTAACCAGAACGTAGCGGGTGGGCAAGGAAGCCTGACCTATCAGTGGGACTTTGGTGATGGTGCCACAGGTACTGGCGCGACCGTCACGCATACTTATGCTGCCAGTGGCAGTTACACGGTCACGCTTACGGTCACGGATGCCAATAATGAGACGAGTTCAAAGTCCTATAACGTAGAAGTGGCGGAGCCATTAGCGGCAGATTTCACCGTCACGGTGAATGGTCCTTCGGTGACGGTCACCGATGCCTCCACAGGTGGGACTAATTTGTCCTATCAATGGGACTTTGGCGATGGAACCGCCGCCGAAACCGGATCACCTGTCACTCATACTTATACTGCCAGTGGCGACTACACCATTACCTTGACGGTGACCAGTGAAGATCAACAACAGGATGCGGTCAGTAAAACTGTGACGGTCTCTGTGCCACCCAATGCACGTTTTGATTATAGTGTCTCTGATTTAACGGTGACCTTTACCAATCGTACGACGGCGGGTGACGGTGAAATCTCGTATACCTGGGATTTCGGTGATGGTCAGACATCAACCGATGTATCGCCGGTACACACCTATTCAGCTGCTGGCACCTATACCGTGACTTTGACCGCTACCGATGCGAAAGGGCAGACCGATACTTATAGCCGTAGTGTCACAGTCAACGCTCCGTCATCTGGAGGTAACGGTGGTTCAACCGGTGGTGGTGGCGGTGGCGGCGCCCTGTGGTTGTTTGCTTTCGTACCCCTTGTGCGCAGGAAGCTTTCCAGTCAGCGCAATTGAAGC
Coding sequences within it:
- a CDS encoding PKD domain-containing protein, giving the protein NVTDNKVSDHPGEVFLGVVDADQTPITSGSGYASTTTQIRDAVFGKNEASTDTFSDDKDYTHPEQPQSGVILPKLGVKMTVMQEAADSSSATVQISQQPLALTADFTWRANFRTITFNQNVAGGQGSLTYQWDFGDGATGTGATVTHTYAASGSYTVTLTVTDANNETSSKSYNVEVAEPLAADFTVTVNGPSVTVTDASTGGTNLSYQWDFGDGTAAETGSPVTHTYTASGDYTITLTVTSEDQQQDAVSKTVTVSVPPNARFDYSVSDLTVTFTNRTTAGDGEISYTWDFGDGQTSTDVSPVHTYSAAGTYTVTLTATDAKGQTDTYSRSVTVNAPSSGGNGGSTGGGGGGGALWLFAFVPLVRRKLSSQRN